One Mustela nigripes isolate SB6536 chromosome 5, MUSNIG.SB6536, whole genome shotgun sequence DNA segment encodes these proteins:
- the KIFC1 gene encoding kinesin-like protein KIFC1 isoform X2: MEPQQRSPLLEVRGNVELKRPLVKAPSRLPLPGTRFKRGPDRMEDALEPEKKRTRGLDTVTKIATSHPRPPALTVRPQTQSQTTAPKVPKKTGPRCSTTIGTVLKKQKPDPAVPAQKPGAAAPPTLGGKKPTKRPAWDLKGQLCDLNAELKCCRERTQTLNQENQQLQDQLKEAQQQARVLGAECRTLEGELARVQAQAEQGQQELGNLRARVLELEEQLGTQQGLVQELQKEQVGLQEERRGLAARLEEQERRLQASEVALSGSQAEVASLRQEAATQATLLVAQGERLHGLEMERRRLHNQLQELKGNIRVFCRVRPVLPGEPTPSPGFLLFPSGPGGSSDTPTRLSISRSDERRGTLSGTPAPTTRHDFSFDRVFPPGSGQDQVFEEIAMLVQSALDGYPVCIFAYGQTGSGKTFTMEGGPGGEPQVEGLIPRALRHLFSVAQELGGQGWTYSFVASYVEIYNETVRDLLATGTRKGQGSECEIRRAGPGSEELTVTNARYVPVSCEKEESHVPYRNSKLTYLLQNSLGGSAKMLMFVNISPLEENVSESLNSLRFASKVNQCVIGTAQANRK; encoded by the exons ATGGAGCCGCAG CAGAGGTCCCCCTTGTTGGAAGTGAGGGGGAACGTAGAGCTGAAGAGGCCCCTGGTCAAGGCTCCTTCTCGCCTGCCTCTCCCGGGAACCAGGTTTAAGAGGGGACCTGACCGGATGGAGGATGCCTTGGAGCCAGAGAAG AAAAGGACACGAGGACTGGACACAGTGACCAAAATTGCCACGTCACACCCCAGACCACCAGCCCTCACTGTGAGGCCACAGACACAAAGCCAGACCACAG CTCCCAAAGTTCCCAAGAAGACAGGACCCCGCTGTTCCACAACTATAGGCACAG TgttgaagaaacagaaaccagaccCTGCCGTTCCTGCCCAGAAGCCTGGAG CAGCTGCCCCTCCCACGCTGGGAGGGAAGAAACCCACCAAACGTCCAGCCTGGGACTTAAAGGGTCAGTTATGTGACCTAAATGCCGAGCTGAAGTGCTGCCGGGAGAGGACTCAGACACTGAACCAGGAGAACCAGCAACTGCAGGACCAGCTCAAGGAGGCCCAGCAAcaggccagggtcctgggggcaGAGTGCAGGACACTGGAAGGGGAGTTGGCCAGGGTGCAAGCCCAGGCTGAGCAGGGCCAGCAGGAGCTGGGGAACCTCAGGGCCCGTGTCCTGGAGCTGGAAGAGCAGCTGGGCACACAGCAGGGCTTGGTGCAAGAGCTCCAGAAAGAACAAGTGGGATTACAGGAGGAGCGAAGGGGACTGGCTGCCCGGCTGGAGGAGCAGGAG AGGAGGCTGCAGGCGTCGGAAGTGGCTCTGTCGGGCAGCCAAGCGGAGGTGGCATCTCTGCGACAGGAGGCTGCCACCCAGGCGACCTTACTGGTGGCACAAGGAGAACGTCTCCATGGGCTAGAGATGGAGCGCCGGCGACTGCACAACCAGCTGCAGGAACTCAAAGGCAATATCCGTGTGTTCTGCCGGGTGCGCCCTGTCCTTCCGGGGGAGCCCACCCCATCCCCGGGCTTCCTCCTGTTTCCCTCTGGCCCCGGTGGGTCCTCGGATACTCCAACCCGCCTCAGCATCTCCCGGTCTGACGAGCGTCGTGGGACCCTGAGTGGGACGCCAGCCCCCACCACCCGCCACGACTTCTCCTTTGACCGGGTTTTTCCACCCGGGAGCGGGCAGGACCAAGTGTTTGAGGAGATCGCCATGCTTGTCCAGTCAGCCCTGGATGGCTACCCAGTATGCATCTTTGCCTACGGCCAGACAGGCAGTGGCAAGACCTTCACCATGGAGGGCGGGCCTGGGGGAGAGCCCCAGGTGGAGGGCCTGATCCCTCGGGCCCTGCGGCACCTTTTCTCCGTGGCCCAGGAGCTGGGCGGCCAGGGCTGGACCTACAGCTTTGTGGCAAGCTACGTAGAGATCTACAATGAGACTGTCCGAGACCTGCTGGCCACGGGGACCCGGAAGGGCCAGGGCAGTGAGTGTGAGATTCGCCGGGCAGGGCCGGGGAGTGAGGAACTTACTGTCACCAATGCCCGATATGTTCCTGTCTCCTGTGAGAAAGAG GAGTCCCACGTTCCTTACCGGAACAGCAAGCTCACCTACCTGCTGCAGAACTCTCTGGGTGGCAGTGCTAAGAT GCTCATGTTCGTGAACATTTCCCCCCTAGAAGAGAACGTCTCTGAGTCCCTCAACTCCCTACGCTTTGCCTCCAAG GTGAACCAGTGTGTTATTGGTACGGCCCAGGCCAACAGGAAATGA
- the KIFC1 gene encoding kinesin-like protein KIFC1 isoform X1 encodes MEPQQRSPLLEVRGNVELKRPLVKAPSRLPLPGTRFKRGPDRMEDALEPEKKRTRGLDTVTKIATSHPRPPALTVRPQTQSQTTAPKVPKKTGPRCSTTIGTVLKKQKPDPAVPAQKPGAAPPTLGGKKPTKRPAWDLKGQLCDLNAELKCCRERTQTLNQENQQLQDQLKEAQQQARVLGAECRTLEGELARVQAQAEQGQQELGNLRARVLELEEQLGTQQGLVQELQKEQVGLQEERRGLAARLEEQERRLQASEVALSGSQAEVASLRQEAATQATLLVAQGERLHGLEMERRRLHNQLQELKGNIRVFCRVRPVLPGEPTPSPGFLLFPSGPGGSSDTPTRLSISRSDERRGTLSGTPAPTTRHDFSFDRVFPPGSGQDQVFEEIAMLVQSALDGYPVCIFAYGQTGSGKTFTMEGGPGGEPQVEGLIPRALRHLFSVAQELGGQGWTYSFVASYVEIYNETVRDLLATGTRKGQGSECEIRRAGPGSEELTVTNARYVPVSCEKEVEALLQLARQNRAVARTSQNERSSRSHSVFQLQISGEHAGRGLQCAAPLSLVDLAGSERLDPGLALGPGERERLRETQAINSSLSTLGLVIMALSNKESHVPYRNSKLTYLLQNSLGGSAKMLMFVNISPLEENVSESLNSLRFASKVNQCVIGTAQANRK; translated from the exons ATGGAGCCGCAG CAGAGGTCCCCCTTGTTGGAAGTGAGGGGGAACGTAGAGCTGAAGAGGCCCCTGGTCAAGGCTCCTTCTCGCCTGCCTCTCCCGGGAACCAGGTTTAAGAGGGGACCTGACCGGATGGAGGATGCCTTGGAGCCAGAGAAG AAAAGGACACGAGGACTGGACACAGTGACCAAAATTGCCACGTCACACCCCAGACCACCAGCCCTCACTGTGAGGCCACAGACACAAAGCCAGACCACAG CTCCCAAAGTTCCCAAGAAGACAGGACCCCGCTGTTCCACAACTATAGGCACAG TgttgaagaaacagaaaccagaccCTGCCGTTCCTGCCCAGAAGCCTGGAG CTGCCCCTCCCACGCTGGGAGGGAAGAAACCCACCAAACGTCCAGCCTGGGACTTAAAGGGTCAGTTATGTGACCTAAATGCCGAGCTGAAGTGCTGCCGGGAGAGGACTCAGACACTGAACCAGGAGAACCAGCAACTGCAGGACCAGCTCAAGGAGGCCCAGCAAcaggccagggtcctgggggcaGAGTGCAGGACACTGGAAGGGGAGTTGGCCAGGGTGCAAGCCCAGGCTGAGCAGGGCCAGCAGGAGCTGGGGAACCTCAGGGCCCGTGTCCTGGAGCTGGAAGAGCAGCTGGGCACACAGCAGGGCTTGGTGCAAGAGCTCCAGAAAGAACAAGTGGGATTACAGGAGGAGCGAAGGGGACTGGCTGCCCGGCTGGAGGAGCAGGAG AGGAGGCTGCAGGCGTCGGAAGTGGCTCTGTCGGGCAGCCAAGCGGAGGTGGCATCTCTGCGACAGGAGGCTGCCACCCAGGCGACCTTACTGGTGGCACAAGGAGAACGTCTCCATGGGCTAGAGATGGAGCGCCGGCGACTGCACAACCAGCTGCAGGAACTCAAAGGCAATATCCGTGTGTTCTGCCGGGTGCGCCCTGTCCTTCCGGGGGAGCCCACCCCATCCCCGGGCTTCCTCCTGTTTCCCTCTGGCCCCGGTGGGTCCTCGGATACTCCAACCCGCCTCAGCATCTCCCGGTCTGACGAGCGTCGTGGGACCCTGAGTGGGACGCCAGCCCCCACCACCCGCCACGACTTCTCCTTTGACCGGGTTTTTCCACCCGGGAGCGGGCAGGACCAAGTGTTTGAGGAGATCGCCATGCTTGTCCAGTCAGCCCTGGATGGCTACCCAGTATGCATCTTTGCCTACGGCCAGACAGGCAGTGGCAAGACCTTCACCATGGAGGGCGGGCCTGGGGGAGAGCCCCAGGTGGAGGGCCTGATCCCTCGGGCCCTGCGGCACCTTTTCTCCGTGGCCCAGGAGCTGGGCGGCCAGGGCTGGACCTACAGCTTTGTGGCAAGCTACGTAGAGATCTACAATGAGACTGTCCGAGACCTGCTGGCCACGGGGACCCGGAAGGGCCAGGGCAGTGAGTGTGAGATTCGCCGGGCAGGGCCGGGGAGTGAGGAACTTACTGTCACCAATGCCCGATATGTTCCTGTCTCCTGTGAGAAAGAG GTGGAGGCCCTGCTCCAGCTGGCCCGCCAGAACCGGGCAGTGGCCCGCACGTCCCAAAACGAGAGATCATCACGTAGTCACAGTGTGTTCCAGCTACAGATCTCTGGGGAGCATGCTGGACGAGGCCTGCAGTGTGCGGCTCCCCTCAGCCTTGTGGACCTGGCTGGGAGTGAGCGGTTAGACCCTGGCTTAGCCCTTGGCCCTGGGGAACGGGAACGCCTTCGGGAAACACAAGCCATTAACAGCAGCCTATCCACCCTGGGGCTGGTCATCATGGCCTTGAGTAACAAG GAGTCCCACGTTCCTTACCGGAACAGCAAGCTCACCTACCTGCTGCAGAACTCTCTGGGTGGCAGTGCTAAGAT GCTCATGTTCGTGAACATTTCCCCCCTAGAAGAGAACGTCTCTGAGTCCCTCAACTCCCTACGCTTTGCCTCCAAG GTGAACCAGTGTGTTATTGGTACGGCCCAGGCCAACAGGAAATGA
- the KIFC1 gene encoding kinesin-like protein KIFC1 isoform X3 produces the protein MEPQQRSPLLEVRGNVELKRPLVKAPSRLPLPGTRFKRGPDRMEDALEPEKKRTRGLDTVTKIATSHPRPPALTVRPQTQSQTTAPKVPKKTGPRCSTTIGTVLKKQKPDPAVPAQKPGAAAPPTLGGKKPTKRPAWDLKGQLCDLNAELKCCRERTQTLNQENQQLQDQLKEAQQQARVLGAECRTLEGELARVQAQAEQGQQELGNLRARVLELEEQLGTQQGLVQELQKEQVGLQEERRGLAARLEEQERRLQASEVALSGSQAEVASLRQEAATQATLLVAQGERLHGLEMERRRLHNQLQELKGNIRVFCRVRPVLPGEPTPSPGFLLFPSGPGGSSDTPTRLSISRSDERRGTLSGTPAPTTRHDFSFDRVFPPGSGQDQVFEEIAMLVQSALDGYPVCIFAYGQTGSGKTFTMEGGPGGEPQVEGLIPRALRHLFSVAQELGGQGWTYSFVASYVEIYNETVRDLLATGTRKGQGSECEIRRAGPGSEELTVTNARYVPVSCEKEVEALLQLARQNRAVARTSQNERSSRSHSVFQLQISGEHAGRGLQCAAPLSLVDLAGSERLDPGLALGPGERERLRETQAINSSLSTLGLVIMALSNKESHVPYRNSKLTYLLQNSLGGSAKMLMFVNISPLEENVSESLNSLRFASKVNQCVIGTAQANRK, from the exons ATGGAGCCGCAG CAGAGGTCCCCCTTGTTGGAAGTGAGGGGGAACGTAGAGCTGAAGAGGCCCCTGGTCAAGGCTCCTTCTCGCCTGCCTCTCCCGGGAACCAGGTTTAAGAGGGGACCTGACCGGATGGAGGATGCCTTGGAGCCAGAGAAG AAAAGGACACGAGGACTGGACACAGTGACCAAAATTGCCACGTCACACCCCAGACCACCAGCCCTCACTGTGAGGCCACAGACACAAAGCCAGACCACAG CTCCCAAAGTTCCCAAGAAGACAGGACCCCGCTGTTCCACAACTATAGGCACAG TgttgaagaaacagaaaccagaccCTGCCGTTCCTGCCCAGAAGCCTGGAG CAGCTGCCCCTCCCACGCTGGGAGGGAAGAAACCCACCAAACGTCCAGCCTGGGACTTAAAGGGTCAGTTATGTGACCTAAATGCCGAGCTGAAGTGCTGCCGGGAGAGGACTCAGACACTGAACCAGGAGAACCAGCAACTGCAGGACCAGCTCAAGGAGGCCCAGCAAcaggccagggtcctgggggcaGAGTGCAGGACACTGGAAGGGGAGTTGGCCAGGGTGCAAGCCCAGGCTGAGCAGGGCCAGCAGGAGCTGGGGAACCTCAGGGCCCGTGTCCTGGAGCTGGAAGAGCAGCTGGGCACACAGCAGGGCTTGGTGCAAGAGCTCCAGAAAGAACAAGTGGGATTACAGGAGGAGCGAAGGGGACTGGCTGCCCGGCTGGAGGAGCAGGAG AGGAGGCTGCAGGCGTCGGAAGTGGCTCTGTCGGGCAGCCAAGCGGAGGTGGCATCTCTGCGACAGGAGGCTGCCACCCAGGCGACCTTACTGGTGGCACAAGGAGAACGTCTCCATGGGCTAGAGATGGAGCGCCGGCGACTGCACAACCAGCTGCAGGAACTCAAAGGCAATATCCGTGTGTTCTGCCGGGTGCGCCCTGTCCTTCCGGGGGAGCCCACCCCATCCCCGGGCTTCCTCCTGTTTCCCTCTGGCCCCGGTGGGTCCTCGGATACTCCAACCCGCCTCAGCATCTCCCGGTCTGACGAGCGTCGTGGGACCCTGAGTGGGACGCCAGCCCCCACCACCCGCCACGACTTCTCCTTTGACCGGGTTTTTCCACCCGGGAGCGGGCAGGACCAAGTGTTTGAGGAGATCGCCATGCTTGTCCAGTCAGCCCTGGATGGCTACCCAGTATGCATCTTTGCCTACGGCCAGACAGGCAGTGGCAAGACCTTCACCATGGAGGGCGGGCCTGGGGGAGAGCCCCAGGTGGAGGGCCTGATCCCTCGGGCCCTGCGGCACCTTTTCTCCGTGGCCCAGGAGCTGGGCGGCCAGGGCTGGACCTACAGCTTTGTGGCAAGCTACGTAGAGATCTACAATGAGACTGTCCGAGACCTGCTGGCCACGGGGACCCGGAAGGGCCAGGGCAGTGAGTGTGAGATTCGCCGGGCAGGGCCGGGGAGTGAGGAACTTACTGTCACCAATGCCCGATATGTTCCTGTCTCCTGTGAGAAAGAG GTGGAGGCCCTGCTCCAGCTGGCCCGCCAGAACCGGGCAGTGGCCCGCACGTCCCAAAACGAGAGATCATCACGTAGTCACAGTGTGTTCCAGCTACAGATCTCTGGGGAGCATGCTGGACGAGGCCTGCAGTGTGCGGCTCCCCTCAGCCTTGTGGACCTGGCTGGGAGTGAGCGGTTAGACCCTGGCTTAGCCCTTGGCCCTGGGGAACGGGAACGCCTTCGGGAAACACAAGCCATTAACAGCAGCCTATCCACCCTGGGGCTGGTCATCATGGCCTTGAGTAACAAG GAGTCCCACGTTCCTTACCGGAACAGCAAGCTCACCTACCTGCTGCAGAACTCTCTGGGTGGCAGTGCTAAGAT GCTCATGTTCGTGAACATTTCCCCCCTAGAAGAGAACGTCTCTGAGTCCCTCAACTCCCTACGCTTTGCCTCCAAG GTGAACCAGTGTGTTATTGGTACGGCCCAGGCCAACAGGAAATGA